The DNA segment ACGTGTTCGCTGTCGACATTGAATTGTCGATTCCCGTCTCAACGAAATCCAACGCCGCCATGATGTTTTACGCTCTGACCTTGATTGTCGCTGCCAGCCGCTTTTTGCCACACCCACCAAACGTGGCGTGTGTCGGGGCGTTGGGACTATTTGCGGGCTGCTATTTGGCTGGGCGGCGAGCATTTTTGGTGCCCGCGGTCGTGCTGTTGATCAGCGACATCGTCGGTCATGCACTGCAGATCCCGGGCATGGGTTTCTACTCGCCCGTCGCCATGTTGGGCGTCTACGGCGGTGCAACTTTGGGCGTGATGGTGGGGCGTTGGGTGTCCCGTGCGAATCAGGCGTCTGATCAGTCGGGCTTGGGTGCCAAGATTGCTCGGATTTGTGGTGGCTCGCTCGCTGCGTCGACGCTCTTCTTCGTGACCAGCAACCTGGGTGTCTGGATGGCCGGATGGTACACGATGACCATCGGTGGTTTGTTCGCTTGTTACGCCGCTGCCATCCCGTTCTTCGGTTACACGATTGCGGGTGACTTGGTTTTCACCGCTGTCTTGTTCGGTGCCTATCAGTTCTCGGTGAATTCAGTGACCGTTCGCCAGCAATTGGTTCCTGTCAAAGTTCGCTAGTCGAGCCGTTGTGCTGCGAACCACTTTCGATTCGGAAACACAGATCACTTCATGGGTGTCTTAACCGCACCCATCGTGAACCAATCGGACAGTGAGATTCGCAAGTCGTCGCGTTTCTTGCCAATCGATTTGTTGAGCTTGGCAACCAGCTTTTCGTCCTGTTTTTGGACGAAGCGTTCGACCAAAACTTCTTGCATGATTTCGCCCCATGCTTCGGCCGCATCGCCGCCGATGTGGCTAACACGGTCCACCTCGAACGATTCAAGCTTCAAATTTGCTTGCTCGATCACTGGATCAATGACCAAGTCGGGCGGTATCTTTCGATAGTCGGGATAGAAGCCGATCGTGGCCGAAGAAGTCATGCGGACCTTCATCTTCCCCGTCACCGTGACGCTGAATAACTGGATGCCTAGATTGTGACGCTGGACGCGTGCGCTGAAATGCACCGGAGCAACGATGGTGGAGTCGATCTTCCATCGTTCTTGCCCCGATACCGGGTCGATGACGGGGGTCACCGCGTCGATCGTGACGTCAACGTTTCGCGCTGCGCCGGGCTTCGGCATCGTGACTTCGTACCGGATCCATCGCCCATGGTCGACATCGCGAAATTTGCGGTGCGTTTTTAGTTTCAGGCCGTCCATCTTCATCGACACGCCTGCCCAAACTCGTTTGGTGTCGCCCCATCCTTTGTCGCCATCAAAGGTCCGCGGCAATTCTACTAGCGCTTTGTCGACGAGCCACTGGACCGACGCTTTCGCGCTCGCAGTATCGATCGGCATCGAGACTGACGCGGCGCTGACCGTTTGCCCAGCAACCGGGTCGTCCGCGACACCCGAGGCCGCTTGTGCCGCGCATAAAAACGCGGCAGTAGCCCACGCCAGGGCACTGCCGCGTCGAATTTGAATCACTGCGATCGGGATTAGCGATAGACGACCGCGAAGTACACGCCGTCGCGTCCGGTTGCCATGGCGGCTCCGGCGTACTGCATTCTGGTATCGCTGGTGAAGCATGCCGACACTCCCGACGGCGAATACGAACTGGACCAACCCACACCCTCGTAGGTTCCGGGCGAAAACGATCCCGGCGGATGGCTCTTCAAGCCCATCGAGGCCATTTCTTGTGCTCGCCGTTCGGCAACAGCTTGCAACGACCTATCGTATCGCAGGGCACCGACGCCCTGTCGAGATCGCTGTGCGTTCAAGGCCGCCAAAACATTGCTGACGCCGCCTCTTGCTCGCATCGCCGACGACGAAGCCATCGGTGCGGGCGAGTTGGACGAGGTCGGCTGGACCATCGACGGAGTTTGACCGCCAGCGGTAACCGCAGAATTCGCAGTCGGGGCTTGGCCAGCGTGCATTTTGCCACACTTGGCGCAGAAGTAGCTGGCGCCTGACGAAACAGGCATCGACATGGCGGGTGACGAAACGATCGGGTACTGAGCCGAGGCGATGTTGCCGCTGGCAACTATCATCCCAATCGACAAAACAGCTGCAATACAAGCAAACTTACGCATTGAGTCTCTCCGACGAACTAACAGACAAGGAATCGCCACAAGCAAACGGATGCCAGAGCGAATGTTGGTCGCAAGGATGAAGAAGTTGCGGATTAGGTAAAGGGGGTTTACCTGGAAGTTTGCGAAGAAGATTTGGGCGATGCCGTTTGGCACAGTCGATAACCAAGACGGCACCAAGACTTACGAGCGGCTTGGATGAAATTCCCAAGAAGCAGAAAACTTTGCCAGAACAAAAGCTTGGGTAGCCTGGGTTGTTTGGCGTGTTTCTGTTTAGGTGGCGTCGAGTTGGTAGGTCCAACGGACTGTTGACGCATTGGGGCCAGAATTTTTCGGGTCGGGAGCGTTCGAGTCGGCTGCTGCTCGGACGATTCCGGGCTCAATCGCTTCAAAATCGCCGTTACTGACAGACAAACCGAAGCTGTTGGACGTTTGGTAGGTGCTGCCGAGCGAGCCGGCTTGGCCGCGACATTGGCACGCCAAATCAAACTTAAGCGATGAATCACCAGCTTTTTCCACGCTGATGCTCCAGTGACCCTGACCAGCGGCACCAACGCCCAGGATTACGGCTGACCCGCCGATTTCTTCCAGCGAGAGTTGCTGGATCGGTGGCGATGGTGGCCAATCTGTCTCGCCGTCTCCATCGACGCTGTCGCCAGCGTGAATGCCATCGACAAAAACGCTTTGGACAAAACGGTCGGCCCGCCATTGAAACACAACGTTCAACCGCCCGTCGGCGGATGAAAGAGAGACATCAGCCGGCACGCCCGATTTTTCTTTCACGCTCATCAAACGCTTGCCTCGGCATTCATGGTCATCCCGTTAAACGACGCCAGCAGTTTCAGTCCGTTGTCCTGGCTTTTTTCAGGGTGAAACTGAGTCGCAATCACGTTTCCGCGGCGAATTGCGGCACAGAACGGCCCGCCGTAATCGCATGTTAACGCGACCACCGATGGATCCGTCGGCCGAACGTAATACGAGTGAACAAAGTAGAAGTGGCTGTCGTTCTCAATGCCTTCGGTCAGAGGGTTTGCGTCTCCGGTCGGAGCTTTCTTGGTAACCGTGTTCCAGCCCATGTGCGGGACTTTGAAGTTGCTCGGCAAGTCGAAACGAACCACATCACCAGCCAGAATGCCCAGCCCTTCGTGCTCGCCATGCTCAAGGCCACGTTCAAACAGCAACTGCAGTCCCAAGCAGATCCCCAGAAATGGTCGACCGGAGTCGACAAAGTCGATGATCGGCGAGGCGAGGTCGCGCCGCCGAATCTCGGCCATGGCGTCACCAAACGCGCCGACACCGGGCAAAACAAGCTTTTCGGCACTGGCAATTTCTGCTGGGTCCGAGCTGATCTTCGCCTCGCCACCCACTTTCTCGATGGCTTTTTGGACACTTCGCAGATTGCCCATCTGGTAGTCAACGATCGTAATCATGGCGTGGCAGAAACGAATGCAAGTGGAATGGAATTAAGGCTGGCTTTGCAGTCACGGCGAGGTCACAGGAGTGACACGTCAACTTACCCGAAAGTAATCACAAAATAACCCCGTTTTGGATTGCTCCCTTCAGCCGACGCGGTTGGCGATCGCGTAGGGGATACGGTTCAATCATTCAGGGACTTTGGTGCTGGCAATGATCGAATCCGGATCCGATTGAAAATGGTCTAAGCATCCGTTGCTGCACAGTTTCGCCTGATAGCCATGAACTTCGGCCGTGAATTCGTCTTTGCCGTCCATGCCAAGATTGCAGACATAGCATTTGCCAATGACGTGATCTTCGGTGCCGTCAAGCCGATCGGCGGCGGCTAGCGAAGCGAGGGTTGCTTGGTCCGGTGCTAGAGTTTCGGCCGTTGGTTCGTTCTTGCTGCCACAACCGGCCGCGCTGATTAGTACGGCCATCAGGGTGAGGATAGTGAATCGTTGCATTGTTTTCTCGAGTGTTAAAAATTCGGGTGGGAATGATTTGAAAATGAAGCAGAGCTCGTCGGCAGTTGCTGGCCGCTGGTCAGTTGTTGATCAGTCGCTTGGAATTGGCGACCTGCACAGTAATTGTAGACGAGTAGCTGGTAAATTCGTACTCGTCCGATTTCTCGTCCTCGGCTGTGTGATGAGCAACGATCAAGTAGCGGTTTCCCGATTGAGGAACAAAGCTGACTTTGCCATCGCTGTCGCTATGAGTTTCGTATTCGGCATCGAACTCGCCGGACAATTCGATACCCTCGGGTATGAAGCTGACCACGACGTCGGCCAGCGGTTTGCCCTGATGTAAAACGCAAGCAGTGATCGGATTCCCTACTGCTGCGTCATTGATCGGGCATGATTCAAGCACCAGTTCGAACGGCAATCCTAAAGGTTCGTCGTGAGTGTGTTCATCGGCAGCGGCGGAGTCCAAGGAATCGGAAACCAGGAAATAAGTCTTGGCGGTGCGAATTCCACGAACCGATTTGCCATGGTTCATTACTCGGTCAAGCGACTCGACAACGCAATGAACGCCCGGCTGCGTGGCGTCGATCCGGGTTCTCCAGCAGCCTTCCTTTTCGGCGGACGCGGTCGTGTACAGTTGGCTGCGAATGTCGGTCTTCGTTCCATCCGGTGCGATGTGGTCGACCGAGACCCAGTCCAGGTCGATACGCCCGGCTAACTTAAAATCACGATGATGGTTGCCGTGATTGCC comes from the Rubripirellula reticaptiva genome and includes:
- a CDS encoding DUF6580 family putative transport protein, translating into MMFYALTLIVAASRFLPHPPNVACVGALGLFAGCYLAGRRAFLVPAVVLLISDIVGHALQIPGMGFYSPVAMLGVYGGATLGVMVGRWVSRANQASDQSGLGAKIARICGGSLAASTLFFVTSNLGVWMAGWYTMTIGGLFACYAAAIPFFGYTIAGDLVFTAVLFGAYQFSVNSVTVRQQLVPVKVR
- a CDS encoding CAP domain-containing protein, which codes for MRKFACIAAVLSIGMIVASGNIASAQYPIVSSPAMSMPVSSGASYFCAKCGKMHAGQAPTANSAVTAGGQTPSMVQPTSSNSPAPMASSSAMRARGGVSNVLAALNAQRSRQGVGALRYDRSLQAVAERRAQEMASMGLKSHPPGSFSPGTYEGVGWSSSYSPSGVSACFTSDTRMQYAGAAMATGRDGVYFAVVYR
- the hisH gene encoding imidazole glycerol phosphate synthase subunit HisH, which produces MITIVDYQMGNLRSVQKAIEKVGGEAKISSDPAEIASAEKLVLPGVGAFGDAMAEIRRRDLASPIIDFVDSGRPFLGICLGLQLLFERGLEHGEHEGLGILAGDVVRFDLPSNFKVPHMGWNTVTKKAPTGDANPLTEGIENDSHFYFVHSYYVRPTDPSVVALTCDYGGPFCAAIRRGNVIATQFHPEKSQDNGLKLLASFNGMTMNAEASV
- a CDS encoding DUF4198 domain-containing protein — its product is MLYRAEFMSLLVLVTVCTTASAHDLWLQTNTPVVRTGEYINIDACLGNHGNHHRDFKLAGRIDLDWVSVDHIAPDGTKTDIRSQLYTTASAEKEGCWRTRIDATQPGVHCVVESLDRVMNHGKSVRGIRTAKTYFLVSDSLDSAAADEHTHDEPLGLPFELVLESCPINDAAVGNPITACVLHQGKPLADVVVSFIPEGIELSGEFDAEYETHSDSDGKVSFVPQSGNRYLIVAHHTAEDEKSDEYEFTSYSSTITVQVANSKRLINN